One Salvelinus sp. IW2-2015 unplaced genomic scaffold, ASM291031v2 Un_scaffold2432, whole genome shotgun sequence DNA window includes the following coding sequences:
- the LOC112073949 gene encoding LOW QUALITY PROTEIN: protein THEM6 (The sequence of the model RefSeq protein was modified relative to this genomic sequence to represent the inferred CDS: inserted 3 bases in 3 codons; deleted 1 base in 1 codon), whose amino-acid sequence MLLCALGGLLLLFSCLDVWYFLRGVVVVVQAWFQPPVWDVLAEQSVAGRVLPHDLDYMGHMNNARYLRECDFARFHYYMRNGIFKALRTLKATMVVGAHYCYRRSLAFGEAXDLRTRIVAWDDKFFVEQRFVSQGDGFISAVMLCRQNVLRSNPESIXQLLCKRKVECPXYPEDLQHWISFISQQPGPESQSGLEDKAGAQEDKDK is encoded by the exons aTGTTGCTGTGTGCTCTCGGGGGCCTGCTGCTGCTCTTCTCCTGTCTGGATGTGTGGTACTTCCTGcggggtgtggtggtggtggtgcaggcCTGGTTCCAACCCCCGGTCTGGGACGTCCTGGCAGAGCAGAGTGTTGCTGGGAGGGTCCTACCTCATGACCTGGACTATATGGGTCACATGAATAACGCCAGATACCTGCGGGAGTGTGACTTCGCCAG g TTCCACTATTACATGCGAAACGGGATCTTTAAGGCCCTACGGACCCTGAAGGCCACCATGGTGGTGGGGGCTCACTATTGCTACCGACGCTCGCTGGCCTTCGGGGAAG TTGACTTGCGCACTCGCATCGTGGCATGGGACGACAAGTTCTTCGTGGAGCAGCGG TTTGTCTCCCAGGGCGACGGGTTCATCTCCGCGGTGATGCTATGCAGACAGAACGTTCTCCGTAGCAACCCTGAGAGCA CACAGCTGCTCTGCAAGAGGAAG GTGGAGTGTC GATACCCTGAGGATCTGCAACATTGGATCAGCTTCATCTCCCAGCAGCCAGGCCCTGAGAGCCAGAGTGGACTAGAGGACAAAGCTGGAGCACAGGAAGACAAAGACAAGTGA